A single Amia ocellicauda isolate fAmiCal2 chromosome 9, fAmiCal2.hap1, whole genome shotgun sequence DNA region contains:
- the egfl7 gene encoding epidermal growth factor-like protein 7, with amino-acid sequence MYQSLLLLTSALLVLPVSCSYHFIQPGRRVCSKDVPYPNPPVSYTESFVQPVHKPYITLCQGHRLCSTYKTMYRVSYRQVSASVPRAYPECCPGWRRVHSHNCNQAICSKPCVNGGTCVRPNQCVCPSGWTGKQCQTDVDECSGSHSCAQQCVNTIGSYQCGCQEGYQLGRDGLACEAQEQPITHDTNNYLKASTNNSDGGPGSSEKMSEEVQDLRNRVELLEQKLHLALAPFNSLFSVASEEGVAERASFLSQSFQQLDRIDSLSEQIGFLEERLETCSCRDN; translated from the exons atGTACCAATCTCTTCTACTGCTGACCTCTGCCCTGCTGGTTCTCCCAGTGTCCTGCAGCTATCACTTCATTCAGCCAGG ACGCCGGGTGTGTAGCAAAGATGTGCCCTACCCGAACCCACCAGTCTCCTACACAGAGTCCTTTGTGCAACCTGTGCATAAACCCTACATCACACTATGCCAAGGACACAGGCTTTGTAGCACCTACAA AACAATGTACAGAGTGTCCTATCGACAAGTAAGTGCGTCGGTACCACGTGCCTATCCAGAATGCTGTCCAGGATGGAGGAGAGTCCATTCACACAACTGTAACCAAG CCATTTGTTCAAAGCCATGTGTGAATGGAGGAACCTGTGTGAGGCCCAaccagtgtgtgtgtccctcaGGGTGGACTGGAAAGCAATGTCAAACAG ATGTAGACGAGTGCAGTGGGTCCCACTCCTGTGCCCAGCAGTGCGTCAACACTATTGGTAGTTACCAGTGTGGGTGCCAGGAAGGATACCAGCTGGGCAGAGACGGGCTAGCTTGTGAGGCTCAGGAGCAGCCCATCACCCATGACACCAATAACTATCTCAAAGCTTCAACAAACAATTCAG ATGGAGGACCAGGGTCTTCGGAAAAAATGTCTGAAGAGGTGCAGGACCTGAGGAACAGAGTGGAGCTCTTGGAACAG AAGCTGCACCTGGCTCTGGCTCCGTTCAACAGCCTGTTCTCTGTGGCGTCGGAGGAGGGGGTTGCCGAGAGGGCAAGCTTCCTGTCTCAGTCCTTTCAGCAGCTGGATCGCATCGACTCCCTCAGCGAACAGATCGGCTTCCTGGAGGAGAGGCTGGAGACCT GCTCCTGCCGAGACAACTGA